From Camelus bactrianus isolate YW-2024 breed Bactrian camel chromosome 16, ASM4877302v1, whole genome shotgun sequence, the proteins below share one genomic window:
- the ZNF750 gene encoding zinc finger protein 750, with amino-acid sequence MSLLKERKPKKPHYIPRPPGKPFRYKCFQCPFTCNEKSHLFNHMKYGLCKNSITLVSEQDRAPRCPKPRSSDPGPAGQPGPTAMPASSKPGPGALAHLDTKPQHGPPTDDTKENPDLQARGPHRGAGQRPALHKEAAPPSPTAEATTRTPPSTEGATRPSAFVPIGEHRLKGQELTEAPEALAPPHPAAKAASFHAKSAFHAPGYPWKAGSSFLPPEFPHKIPSTKGFGATAPYMHPAVPEYPPHFYTEHGLATIYSPYLLAGNPAECDSPLLSVYGAQDQRHFLPHPGPLPKHLNPAPSTYDHYRVFQQFHSNLPIPYGFYRPESAFSSYGLRLPPIAGISRDQSPHLLEEATLVYPTSSPSKIHSSSSHRKHTEFEKESPTHEAKDPSRDGQRDPEGTKMSPRAGSAATGSPGRPSPTNFTQTSQPCTGLCGLPDQPASSGPGRLQAPEQSPVAFPPECPHPQAPESRDKSPKSLEAGSAEAPAQTGHTSPGLDPTPCSPEDGSRTAPLNLSKKPEVELTATHTPAYGDFTEPQDVPLNLSVKDPCNALTPRPSFHSPSRGPEPTTAPTARTKPASSGDASPGEAPDTQAVDSEEQKQTAAVALCQLAAYSAGTSRPGEGEPTAQELSHHTPESQEAPCDLRPKGQKRTSPRDAGKSQQGAKRAKPSDTTRVLTLRKRTRVS; translated from the exons ATGAGCCTCCTCAAGGAGCGGAAGCCAAAGAAGCCGCACTACATCCCCCGGCCCCCGGGGAAGCCCTTCAGGTACAAGTGCTTCCAGTGCCCCTTCACGTGCAACGAGAAGTCCCACCTCTTCAACCACATGAAGTACGGGCTCTGCAAGAACTCCATCACGCTCGTGTCCGAGCAGGACCGCGCCCCCCGGTGCCCCAAGCCACGCTCCTCAGACCCCGGGCCAGCTGGGCAGCCCGGCCCCACGGCCATGCCCGCCTCATCCAAGCCTGGCCCGGGGGCTCTCGCGCACCTGGACACCAAGCCTCAACACGGCCCGCCCACGGACGATACCAAGGAGAACCCAGACCTGCAGGCACGTGGACCCCACAGGGGTGCCGGGCAGCGGCCTGCTCTGCACAAGGAAGCGGCGCCCCCAAGCCCCACTGCGGAAGCCACCACGCGCACCCCTCCCTCCACGGAAGGCGCCACGCGGCCCTCAGCCTTCGTCCCCATCGGGGAGCACAGGCTCAAAGGGCAGGAGCTCACTGAGGCTCCTGAAGCgctggccccaccccaccctgccgcCAAAGCTGCCTCCTTCCACGCCAAGTCCGCTTTCCACGCTCCTGGCTACCCGTGGAAAGCGGGCTCCTCCTTTCTCCCGCCCGAGTTCCCCCATAAAATCCCCTCCACCAAGGGATTTGGAGCCACTGCCCCGTACATGCACCCTGCAGTCCCAGAGTACCCACCACACTTCTACACCGAGCACGGACTGGCCACCATCTACTCGCCCTACCTTCTAGCCGGGAACCCGGCCGAGTGTGACAGCCCCCTGCTGTCTGTCTATGGAGCCCAAGACCAGAGACACTTCCTGCCTCACCCAGGGCCGCTCCCTAAGCACCTGAACCCAGCTCCGTCCACGTACGACCACTACAGAGTtttccagcagttccactccaaTCTGCCAATTCCTTATGGATTTTACAGACCGGAGTCTGCCTTCTCCTCCTATGGTCTCAGACTTCCCCCCATCGCTGGCATTTCGCGGGATCAGAGCCCTCACCTACTGGAAGAAGCCACTCTGGTCTACCCAACCTCGAGTCCATCCAAGATACACTCTTCCAGCTCCCACAGAAAACACACAGAGTTTGAGAAAGAGAGTCCAACTCACGAGGCTAAGGACCCTTCCAGAGACGGGCAGAGGGACCCAGAAGGGACCAAGATGAGCCCACGTGCAGGCAGTGCGGCCACAGGCTCCCCGGGAAGGCCGAGCCCCACCAACTTCACGCAGACCAGCCAGCCATGCACCGGGCTGTGCGGGCTCCCGGACCAGCCAGCCTCCAGCGGGCCGGGCAGGCTCCAAGCACCGGAACAGAGCCCCGTGGCCTTCCCACCCGAGTGCCCACACCCCCAGGCTCCAGAGAGCAGAGACAAGTCCCCAAAAAG CCTCGAGGCCGGCAGTGCAGAGGCCCCGGCTCAGACCGGACACACCTCTCCTGGCCTAGACCCCACGCCCTGCAGCCCGGAGGACGGCTCCAGGACGGCCCCGCTGAACCTCTCCAAGAAGCCAGAGGTTGAGCTGACGGCCACCCACACCCCTGCCTACGGAGACTTCACGGAGCCGCAGGATGTGCCCCTCAACCTCTCGGTGAAGGACCCCTGCAACGCCCTGACCCCAAGGCCATCCTTCCACAGCCCCTCACGTGGGCCCGAGCCCACCACAGCCCCCACCGCGCGGACGAAGCCAGCAAGTTCTGGGGATGCGAGCCCCGGGGAGGCCCCGGACACACAGGCAGTGGACAGCGAGGAGCAGAAGCAGACGGCAGCCGTGGCCCTCTGCCAGCTGGCGGCCTACAGCGCAGGGACCAGCCGGCCAGGCGAGGGGGAGCCCACGGCCCAGGAACTTTCCCACCACACCCCAGAAAGCCAGGAGGCTCCGTGTGACCTCAGACCCAAAGGGCAAAAGAGGACAAGTCCAAGGGATGCAGGGAAGTCCCAGCAGGGAGCCAAGAGGGCCAAGCCCAGTGACACCACCAGGGTGCTCACGCTGCGGAAGAGAACTCGGGTGTCCTAG